A window of Kyrpidia spormannii genomic DNA:
GTCTGGGAACAGCATTTGTTCCCCGAAGTTCTCGCTCATCCCGAAGGAATTCGGAGATCCGCTCGGGTATTAAACATTCGCCTTCGAAGCCGGCACCCCGAGATAACCCGAATTTCCGGGGTTCAACTCACCGCCACACACCTTCATCCCTTTCGCGGGGAACAGGTAAGCTGGCTTTTACGAGGGAACGAGTTCTACCCTCCCCTCGAATTCCGGCAACAAACATGGCGATTTTTGATCGACGAGTTAGGGCAAAAGTACCCCCGCGCTCCGATTCGTTTCGGACTTTCCGTTCCCTGGCGAAATCAACGACAAGCTTGGTGGGATCCTTGGCAAAACAGCTCACAGGCGTGTGGGAGTCCGCCAAATCCAATGAAGGGCTCCCAGTTGTCCTCTTGAGCCGGCTGATCGACCGCCCCGTTGCAGTCCGGGTGAAAAAAGGCCTGCCCGATTCTTTCTCGTTCCGCGGACAGAGCCACCAGATCCTCGAAATTATCGATCAGTGGGAAGAAAGCGGAGCTTGGTGGAAAGGAGAGCCTTCCTATCGAATCTACCGCGTTCAGACGGCGGATCTTGGGGTCTTCGACCTCAAACGATACAAAGAGGAGTGGCGGTTGTACCGAATCTGGGACTGAAAGAAGGAATCACCCATGGTCCATCTTCATGCCCATTCTTACTTCTCTTTTCTCGACGGCGCCTCTGCTCCGGAGGAATTGGTAGATATCGCCTCCCAGCTGGGCATTTCGGCGATGGCCCTCACCGATCGCGATACTGTAGCGGGACTTGTTCCTTTTCACCGGGCAGCTGAACGAGTGGGCATTCGACCGATTTCCGGGGCAGAGGTCACGATGGAGGACGGTACCATTCTAACGGTCCTCGCTGAGAACGCGAAAGGATACGCCGAACTTTGCACCCTTTTGACGAAAGCCCACCTTTCCCACCCCCGCGGAGAACCGCGGACCTTGTACCAAGATCTGGTGGAACACCGGGAAGGGCTGATCGTCCTTTCCGGTGACCGAAGGGGGCGAATCCCCTCTCTGCTCCTGCAGAAACAAAACCAGAAAGCGAGGGAGATGGCCGAATGGCTTCGAGACGGGCTCGGAAAAGATCGCTTTTTTCTTGAAATCCAAGACTCCTTCACCCCCGGCAGCCAATATTTTACAGAACGGCTGTGTGAACTGGCCGATACTCTCGACATCGGCGTCACCGCCACTCACGATATTCATTACGCAAGCCCGGATCAATTTCCGATTTATGATGTGCTCACCTGTATCCGAAACCAAACGGACTTGGAGTCTCCCCACCCCGAGCGCCCGTTGAACGGCAAGGCGTATCTGTTATCGCCCGAGGAGATGAACCTGCGATTTCAGCGACGTCCCGACGCTCTTCACCGGGCGAAGGAGATTGCAGAACGATGCCAGGTATCCCTGGACCTTTCCTTCCCCCGCCACCCGGCCTTTCCCCACGGTCCCGGAGATACCCCCATGGCGATCCTGAGGCGCCTCACCGAAGAAGGTGCGATTCGTCGTTACGGGTCCCTCACACCGGAGATCCGCAGGCGGTTAGAACATGAGCTTGCCATTATCGAAACCTTGGGGTATGCCGATTATTTTTTGGTGGTTTGGGATGTGGTCCAGTTCGCCCGCAAGAAAGGGATTCGTTATGCCGGAAGAGGGTCTGCCGCCGATTCGGCGGTGGCCTATTGCCTCGGCATCACCGATGTGGACGCCGCGGGGAGAGGATTATTGTTCGAGCGATTTATCAGTTTAGAGCGCGGGGAAAAACCGGATATCGATGTCGATTTCGACGCCCGGCGCCGGGATGAAGTGGCTGCTTATGTGTATAACCGGTACGGCGAAGATCACGTGGCCGCCGTGTGTACCTACCAGACGTTCCAAATCCGTTCCGCCATTCGGGAAGTGGGCCGGGTGATGGGATTTCCCCCGCCCCTGCTCGATCGCCTAGCCAAGCGAATTCCGCACATGGTGCGGGCTGGGGAATTGGGAGCGGCGCTGGAACGGTTCCCAGAATTGCGAGACGCGGGAATCGAACACAAACAAGTTTGGCAGCTATTCCACCTGGTGTCCGCCCTCGTCGATATCCCCAGACATATCGGCACCCATTTAGGTGGACTGGTGATCTCCCGGGACCCCTTGACCACCGTCACCTCTTTGCAACGGTCGGCCAAAGGGGTCATCATCACTCCCTTCGACAAGCGAGCGGTGGAAGACGTGGGTTTGATGAAACTGGACCTTCTTTCTCTGCGAACTCTATCCGCAGTGGAGGATACCGTCCAGCTTCTCCACCGCGACGGAAAACCGATCGATCCGGAAGATATCCCTCTGGACGATCCGGACACGTTCGCCGCCATTGGAGAAGGGCGGACCATCGGCGTATTTCAATTGGAGAGCCCCGCCCAGCGCGCCCTGCAGGTTCGTCTCAAACCCGATCACCTCGAAGATTTGGTCGCCAGTGTAGCGCTTATCCGCCCGGGTCCGATCAAAGGCAATATGGTAGAACCCTTTTTGGAACGGCGAAGGGGGAATGCGGAATTCCATTATATTCATCCCGCCTTAAAACCCATTCTGGACAAGACGTACGGGGTCATCCTTTTTCAGGAACAAGTGATCGAAATCGTCACAGCGGTGGCTGGATTTACTCCTGGTGAAGCAGACCGCCTCCGCCGGGTGATGAGCCACCACCGCTCCCTCCGGGAAATGGAGGAAATTGGGAAAATTTTTCTAGAAAAGTCCATGGCCAGGGGGGTCTCCCGAGAGACGGCGGAGCAGATCTACAACTACATCAAGGGATACGCCTCATACGGTTTTTGCGAAGCTCACGCCGCCGCCTTCGCGGCCACCGCCTACCGTACGGCCTATCTGGCTAGACATTATCCGGCGGCCTATTATGCCGGGCTGTTGAATCAGTTCCCGATGGGATATTACCCCATCCACGTCCTATGTTCGGAAGCCCGTCGAAGGGGGGTGGAGATCCTCCCCCCCGATGTCAATAACAGTGAAACGGGGTGCCGTTTAGAGAAGGGAAACATCAGACTGGGACTGAACCTCATCAAAGGCCTTCCGAGGGAGGAAGTGGCGCGAATCGTCGAGGATCGGGAACGCCAGGGTCCCTTCGCCTCTCCGGAGGAGTTTTGCCTTCGAATCCATCCATCCCGAACTTTGCTTGAAAATCTGATTCTGACCGGAGCCTTTGACCGCCTTTATCCGAATCGCCGTCAACTCCTTTGGTACCTAGAAGATCTTTTGCAACATCCGGGAGTTGATATCCATTGGACACAAATCCTTCCGCCCCCCGGAGACAGCGGAGATTTCACATTGAAAGAACGTCTCTTTCACGAATACCGATTGATTCAGGTGGGATTGTCCGGCCACCTCATGGAACTATTCCGGCCGACCCTGCGAATGCGGCGATTTTTGCCCGTGGTCGATTTGGAATCCTTTGAAGGGAAAGAGGTGTGGACGGCGGGCATCTTGGTCCGCCCCCACCGTCCGCCAACCCCATCGGGAAAAACAGTGGTATTCTTTAGCTTGGAGGATGAAACCGGCATGGTGGACGCTGTGATGTTTGAGAAAGAATATCGGCGTTCAGGAGGAGACTTATTTCGCCCTGACGCCATCGCCCTTGGGGTTCACGGGACGGTGGAACGCCGCCGGGGTCATCTGCAACTCGTGGTCGACCGGGTGCGAGCTTTAATTTGAACCTCTTTTCTTGACCCTCCGGCACGAAGACAAAAAGGCGGGGAGAATCCCCGCCCACGACTTTCCGATCCGGTTTTTGTTTCACTCTATCCATCTGTCTTCAGTAAGCCGCCGCGCTGGCTGCGGCACCCGCCGCCGGACCGTAGCCGCCCCACGGGACGAGGAGGAAGAACAGCACAAAGATCACCAGAAACACCACAGCCCACCGAGTATAGTATCCAAACACTCCGAACATCTTGGCTCACCCCCCTCCGCACTGTCAGGAAATGCAGAATGGTGCTCCGGTGTTTGGACACCTGCCGTCACCGAAACAATTCAGGCACTCACCTGCAACCAAGCCTCACCGCACCTGGCCCTCGGCCCGGAACCTTTCATTCGTCCCCGTTCATACAGCAGCGGATCGTGTCGATCTTGTTGGTATAGCGGGCGCCACAGATTCGACAGGTCAATTCGTCCTCCAGTTCCCGTTCATCCCGAAAAATGATCACCGTACCGGGTTCAGCATCTACCGCAATCTCCCCGTTATCCGTTTTTCTCAACCGGTAAAGGGTATCCCCGTACACGAATTGAACCTTCATCATCTCTTCATCCGTTTTTCCAAGTCCCCGGTTTCGCTCGATCCATTTGTGCACCAGCTGAAATCCTGTGGTCATGTACCCCTGCCCCTTTCCCGTGGCCTTTTTGCAATTGTACTATAACAGGTCGAGAGTAGACAATACTGTTTCACGCACAATCTCGACCAAACATCGAAGGGCAGGGCGTGCCCGATCGGAACCGCCTTCCCTTCTCTCTTTGAACACGGTACAATAAATTCATCCGCCCGAGCCTCTCATCTTCGATTGATAACAAAGGCAGGTGTGAAACGTGGCCAACATGCCAGAGGGTTCCCTGCTGTGGGAAGGGTCCGAAGTCTTCAAACACAATACGAATTTATATCGTTATATGCAATGGTTGAAAGAAACACGAGGTTTGACTTTTAGTTCTTATGAGGAACTTTGGAGGTGGTCAGTGTCCGACTTGGACGCTTTCTGGACTTCGATTTGGGACTTTTTTGATATCAAGGCCTCTAAGCCCTATACCCGGGTTTTGGCATCCCGTTCCATGCCCGGCGCCCAGTGGTTCCCTGGCGCCGAACTCAACTACGCTGAACATGCTTTGCGCCACGACTCGAACGAACAACCGGCCATCCTCTTTCAATCCGAAGTCCGGCCTTTTGAGTCGGTCTCCTGGAAACAGTTGAAGGAACACGTGGCTTCGGTGGCTGCCGCCTTGCGGAATATGGGCGTACAACACGGGGATCGGGTGGTCGCCTATCTACCCAATATGCCCGAGGCCGTGATTGCCATGCTCGCCTCGGCCAGTATCGGGGCGGTTTGGTCGAGTTGTTCGCCAGATTTCGGAAGTGTCAGCGTGATCGATCGATTCCGGCAGATTGAACCGAAGGTGCTGTTTGCCATCGATGGATACCGCTACAGCGGCAAGGCTTTCGACCGCCGACCCGTGATCCAGGAGTTGCAGCAGGCACTGCCCACTTTGTCGCACACCGTCCTGGTTCCCTATCTAAACCCGGAAAGCGGCGTCGAGGGACTTGCCAACGCCCTTCTCTGGCAAGACATTCTGGGACAAAACAGCACGCTCCAGTTTGAGCAAGTCCCCTTTGATCATCCGCTATGGGTCTTGTACTCCTCCGGCACCACCGGCCTGCCGAAAGCGATCGTCCAAGGGCATGGCGGCATTCTGCTCGAACATCTGAAATCGATCGGTTTACACCTCAACCTCACTCCGGACGATCGGTTTTTCTGGTTCACCACCACCGGCTGGATGATGTGGAATGTCGTGGTGAGCGGCCTCCTGGCGGGATCCACCATCCTGCTGTACGACGGCAGTCCCGGATATCCAGACCTCAACGTCCTATGGGAGTTCGCCGAGAAGACTGGAATGACCGTTTTTGGAACCAGCGCTGGATACCTGACTTCCTGCATGAAAGCGGGAATCGAGCCAGGCCGGGACTACGATTTGTCACGCCTCGTAAGCATGGGTTCCACGGGTTCGCCGCTTCCGCCCGAAGGTTTTGAGTGGGTCTATCAGCATGTCAAAAAAGATCTGTGGCTCGCCTCGACCAGTGGAGGTACGGACGTCTGTTCTTCCTTTGTCACAGGTTGTCCGATTCTTCCGGTCTACTCCGGGGAGATTCAATGCCGCAGCCTGGGCGTAAAGGTCGAAGCCTTCGACCCCGACGGCCGGCCGGTGATCGATGAGGTCGGCGAATTGGTCATCACGGAACCGATGCCTTCTATGCCCCTCTATTTCTGGAATGATCCGGACAACGCCCGGTACCGGGACAGCTATTTCGATATGTACCCCGGTGTATGGCGCCACGGAGACTGGATTAAGATCACTCCCCGGGGCACGGCGATCATCTACGGCCGATCCGACTCCACCATCAACCGCCTGGGCGTTCGGATGGGCACGAGTGAAATCTATCGGACAGTCGAAAGCTTACCTGAGGTCATGGACAGTTTGGTCATCGATCTCGAAGGAATGGAAGGATCTTCCTTTATGCCGTTGTTTGTCGTCCTTCAAGAGGGGATCGAGTTGGACGACGGGCTTAAGAAGAAGATTCGAGACCAAATCCGAAAGAATCTCTCGCCCCGCCACGTTCCGGATGAGATTTATCAAATTCGGGAAGTGCCCAGGACTTTAAACGGAAAGAAACTGGAGGTCCCGATCAAGAAAATCCTGCTGGGCACGCCGGTTCACAAGGCGGTCAACCTGGATTCTACCGCCAATCCCGATGCGGTAAACTTTTTCGTTCAACTGGCCGAGCAACTCAAGGCCAAACAGAACTCTTGAGCGCCCTTAACCTGTATACCCAGCATTCGGGCGGGGCGCTGAAATGTCCCCGCCCGCATTCCGGGAGACGGAAACCCTGGTCATCCTCCACCGGCACAACGAAGGTCAGGCGTGCTTTTTCCGAAACTCCACCATATAATCCCGCAATGCGGCGCAGTGCTCTACGGGTACCGCATTGTACAAAGAAGCTCGGCATCCACCCACCGACCGGTGACCATTTAGCCCGACAAAACCCTCCGCCTTTGCACCGTCCAGGAATTCCTTCTCGAGTTCCGGCGTGGGCAATCGGAAGGTGACATTCATCAGCGACCGGCTCGTCGGTTCGGCATGGCCCAGGTAGAAATCGGGATTGTCATCGATCACTTTGTAAATCAGCCCCGCCTTTTCGCGGTTTCGGCGCTCCACTGCCTCCACCCCGCCTTGTCCTTTGACCCACTTCAACACCAGGCCCATCATGTAAATCCCGAAGGTCGGCGGAGTATTGTACAGCGAATTGTTTTTTGCGTGGGTCCGGTACTGGAGCATCGTCGGCAGATCTTCCGGCGCTCTCTCCACCATGTCTTTCCGCACAATCACCAGGGTCACCCCGGAGGGGCCCAGGTTTTTCTGGGCTCCGGCGTAAATCAGCGCAAACTGGCGAACATCGATCTTTCTGGATAGGATATCGCTGGACATATCGGCCACGAGAGGCACCGGATCGGTGTCCGGAAAACTGGCCCACTCGGTCCCGTAGATCGTGTTGTTAGACGTCACATGCAGATAGGCGCTGTCCCTGCCGAAGGAAATCTCCTCCGCCCCCGGGATGCGCCGATAATGACCGTCTTTGGTGCTGGCCGCCACAAAAGTCTCTCCGAGTCGCTGAGCCTCTTTCAATGCCTTTTCGGACCAGCTGCCGGTCAAGACGTAGCCCGCCGCTTTGCCCTTCGGGAGAAAGTTCATCGGAACCATGGCAAACTGCAAACTGGCTCCGCCCTGGAGGAACAACACGTCGTACCCCTCCGGCACCCCAAGCAGCTCCCGAACGAGGGCGGCCGTTTCGTTGTGGATCGCCTCGTAGGTTTTGCTGCGGTGGCTCATCTCCATGACGGACATCCCCGTGCCCCCGAAGTCGACGAACTCCTCCCGGGCCTGCTCCAAAACCTCCAACGGAAGGGCGGCCGGCCCGGCATTAAAGTTTAACGCGCGTTTCCCCTGAGACATGATCGTCTGCTCCTTTCCACTGGCCCGCTTGTCTTTCACTATACCACTTCCCCGCACTTCCAGAACGCTTTTTCGGCCGATTTCCCGTGTCAAAATGTTTACGCTCCCCTCGCCTTCATGGTATGATGAATATAAATAGAACAGTGTTCCGTATTACAGAACACCGCGTAGTAAAAACTGTATCACGGAACAGTTCTGACACATTATTTAACTGATTGGGGAGTCCCCGGGATCCACAAAAGGGGATTCGAAGGGAGGAGAAAGGATGGCTGAGTGGCCGCAAGGGGTCGAAGTGATCGGTGAAGTGACACCGGAATACGGGGAGATTTTAACCCCAGAAGCCTTGGCGTTCGTGGCAGATCTGCACCGCCGATTTGACGAAAGGCGCCGGGCATTGCTCGCCGACCGGGCAGAGCGCCAGAAGCGCCTCGACGCCGGGTGGCGCCCGGATTTTCCTGCAGAGACGGCGGAGATCCGGGCCGGGGATTGGACGGTGGGGTCGATTCCCGCCGATCTTCAGGACCGGCGGGTGGAGATCACCGGCCCGGCCGGGGACCGGAAGATGGTCATCAACGCCCTCAACTCCGGCGCCAAGGTGTTCATGGCAGATTTTGAGGACGCTAACTCTCCCACCTGGGCCAATACCGTGGGCGGACAGGTCAACCTTCGAGACGCCGTCAACCGCACCATCACGTATACCAGCCCCGAAGGGAAACACTATGCCCTTAAAGACCAGGTCGCCGTTCTCATGGTCCGGCCTCGGGGATGGCATTTGGAAGAGAAACACGTCCGGGTGGACGGCCGCCCGGTCTCCGGCGCCTTGTTTGACTTTGCCCTCTACCTGTTCCACAACGCGAAAAACCTGATCGCCCGGGGCACGGGGCCGTATTACTATCTGCCGAAGATGGAAAGTCGGCACGAAGCCCGGCTGTGGAACGATGTATTCACCTTTGCTGAAGACAGGATGCACTTTCCCGTCGGGACGATCAAAGCGACAGTGCTCTTGGAGACGATCATGGCGACCTTTGAAATGGACGAGATGCTGTACGAGCTCCGGGATCACATCGTCGGCATGAATTGCGGGCGTTGGGATTACATTTTCAGTTACATCAAGCGCTTCCGGAATCAACCCGACGTGATTTTTCCCGATCGCAATCTCGTGACGATGACAGTGCCCTTTATGCGTGCCTATACTCTCTACACGATCAAAACCTGCCATCGGCGCGGAGCTTTTGCCATCGGCGGCATGGCGGCCCAGATCCCGGTGAAAAATGACCCGGCCGCGAATGAAGAGGCTTTTGCGAAAGTCCGGGCGGACAAGGAACGGGAAGCCCAGGATGGCCACGACGGCACTTGGGTGGCTCACCCCGGTCTCGTTCCCGTTGCAATGGAAGTGTTTGACCGTCTGATGCCGGGCCCGAATCAACTGAGCCGGAAACGGGAAGATGTTCACGTGACGGCGGACGACCTGCTGGCGATCCCCGAAGGGCCGATCACCGAACAGGGGCTTCGCAACAACGTAAGCGTAGGAGTCCAGTACATCGAAGCGTGGCTTCGGGGTAACGGCGCCGTTCCGATTTTCCACCTCATGGAGGATGCGGCCACGGCGGAAATCGCCCGGGCCCAGGTATGGCAGTGGATTCACCATCCGAAGGGGATTCTGTCGGATGGCCGCAAGGTGGACGCCGCGTTGTTCCGGCAGATTCTGACCGAGGAATTGCAGAAAATCAAAGAGAACCTGGGGGAGGAGCGATTCGCCCGCGGCAAGTTCGACCAGGCCGCGGCACTGTTCACAGATATGTCCCTTCGGGACGACTTTGAGGAATTCCTCACCCTTCCCGGTTACGCGTACCTGGATTGATCGGCCACTCACCCAGTGAACTTCGTGCCCGCGGGGATTTCACCTGCGGGCATGTTTTTGTGCGCCGTTTTTTTGCGCTCACCTCTTGGCAGATCGCTCACCTGTGTTATAATAGATGCGTAAATTGTTCCTGTGTTATACTTCAGATGCCGCCGGGCGCCCCGTGTTAGGGCCTTGGCTGGGGAGAACCATCGGGGGTGAGGCCCGGCCACAGGAGGAGGACTGTGCCCCTCCTGTACTATAACAGTTATTTCCTTTGATGTGTGTATCAATATACGAAAAGGAGGGACACCATGCCAGAAACCGTCGCGTACCCTGCTGGCGTCCAGGTCACCGCACCTGTTGACGAATCCTTTCGGGAAATCTTGACTCCTGCGGCACTGGAGTTCGTCGCCGATCTCCACCGTCAATTCAACGGTCGGCGCCAGGCACTCCTGGCCGAAAGACAGAAGCGCCAAGCGGCCATCGACGGGGGTCAGATGCCGGATTTTCCGGCTGAGACTGCCGACATTCGCCAGGCGGATTGGACGGTGGCACCGATCCCGGCCGACCTTCTGGACCGCCGGGTGGAGATCACCGGCCCGGCTGGAGACCGGAAGATGGTCATCAACGCCCTGAACTCCGGCGCCAAAACCTTTATGGCGGATTTTGAAGACGCCAACTCCCCCACGTGGGAAAACACCGTCGGGGGTCAGATCAATCTCCGGGATGCCGTGCGCCGGACGATCCGGTACGTCAGCCCGGAAGGCAAGCGGTACGAGCTGAAGGATCGAACGGCAGTCCTGATCGTGCGGCCCCGGGGCTGGCATCTGCCGGAGAAGCACGTTTTGGTCGATGGCGAACCGATCTCCGGCGCCCTGTTTGATTTCGGCCTGTACTTTTTTCACAATGTCCGGGAGTTGCTGGAGCGGGGGACGGGGCCGTACTTTTACCTTCCCAAAATGGAAAGTCGCTTCGAGGCCCGCCTGTGGAACGATGTGTTCAATGTGGCCCAAGATCGCCTGGGGATTCCCCGGGGCACCATCAAAGCCACGGTGTTGATCGAGACGATCCTCGCGGCCTTCGAGATGGACGAGATCCTGTATGAACTCCGGGATCACGCCGCTGGACTCAATTGCGGCCGGTGGGACTACATCTTTAGCTTCATCAAACGCTTTCGGAACCGCCCCGAGGTGATTCTGCCGGACCGCGGCTTGGTGACCATGACCGCGCCTTTCATGCGGGCTTACACGCAGTTGACGATTAAGACCTGTCACCGTCGCGGGGCGATGGCCATCGGGGGGATGGCCGCGCAAATCCCGGTCAAAAACGATCCGGCCGCCAATGAAGAGGCCTTCGCCAAGGTGCGGGCGGACAAGGAGCGGGAAGCGACAGATGGCCACGATGGGACCTGGGTGGCCCATCCCGGGCTGGTGCCTGTGGCAATGGAAGTCTTTGAC
This region includes:
- a CDS encoding DUF6504 family protein — encoded protein: MSRLIDRPVAVRVKKGLPDSFSFRGQSHQILEIIDQWEESGAWWKGEPSYRIYRVQTADLGVFDLKRYKEEWRLYRIWD
- a CDS encoding DNA polymerase III subunit alpha produces the protein MVHLHAHSYFSFLDGASAPEELVDIASQLGISAMALTDRDTVAGLVPFHRAAERVGIRPISGAEVTMEDGTILTVLAENAKGYAELCTLLTKAHLSHPRGEPRTLYQDLVEHREGLIVLSGDRRGRIPSLLLQKQNQKAREMAEWLRDGLGKDRFFLEIQDSFTPGSQYFTERLCELADTLDIGVTATHDIHYASPDQFPIYDVLTCIRNQTDLESPHPERPLNGKAYLLSPEEMNLRFQRRPDALHRAKEIAERCQVSLDLSFPRHPAFPHGPGDTPMAILRRLTEEGAIRRYGSLTPEIRRRLEHELAIIETLGYADYFLVVWDVVQFARKKGIRYAGRGSAADSAVAYCLGITDVDAAGRGLLFERFISLERGEKPDIDVDFDARRRDEVAAYVYNRYGEDHVAAVCTYQTFQIRSAIREVGRVMGFPPPLLDRLAKRIPHMVRAGELGAALERFPELRDAGIEHKQVWQLFHLVSALVDIPRHIGTHLGGLVISRDPLTTVTSLQRSAKGVIITPFDKRAVEDVGLMKLDLLSLRTLSAVEDTVQLLHRDGKPIDPEDIPLDDPDTFAAIGEGRTIGVFQLESPAQRALQVRLKPDHLEDLVASVALIRPGPIKGNMVEPFLERRRGNAEFHYIHPALKPILDKTYGVILFQEQVIEIVTAVAGFTPGEADRLRRVMSHHRSLREMEEIGKIFLEKSMARGVSRETAEQIYNYIKGYASYGFCEAHAAAFAATAYRTAYLARHYPAAYYAGLLNQFPMGYYPIHVLCSEARRRGVEILPPDVNNSETGCRLEKGNIRLGLNLIKGLPREEVARIVEDRERQGPFASPEEFCLRIHPSRTLLENLILTGAFDRLYPNRRQLLWYLEDLLQHPGVDIHWTQILPPPGDSGDFTLKERLFHEYRLIQVGLSGHLMELFRPTLRMRRFLPVVDLESFEGKEVWTAGILVRPHRPPTPSGKTVVFFSLEDETGMVDAVMFEKEYRRSGGDLFRPDAIALGVHGTVERRRGHLQLVVDRVRALI
- a CDS encoding acetoacetate--CoA ligase; this translates as MPEGSLLWEGSEVFKHNTNLYRYMQWLKETRGLTFSSYEELWRWSVSDLDAFWTSIWDFFDIKASKPYTRVLASRSMPGAQWFPGAELNYAEHALRHDSNEQPAILFQSEVRPFESVSWKQLKEHVASVAAALRNMGVQHGDRVVAYLPNMPEAVIAMLASASIGAVWSSCSPDFGSVSVIDRFRQIEPKVLFAIDGYRYSGKAFDRRPVIQELQQALPTLSHTVLVPYLNPESGVEGLANALLWQDILGQNSTLQFEQVPFDHPLWVLYSSGTTGLPKAIVQGHGGILLEHLKSIGLHLNLTPDDRFFWFTTTGWMMWNVVVSGLLAGSTILLYDGSPGYPDLNVLWEFAEKTGMTVFGTSAGYLTSCMKAGIEPGRDYDLSRLVSMGSTGSPLPPEGFEWVYQHVKKDLWLASTSGGTDVCSSFVTGCPILPVYSGEIQCRSLGVKVEAFDPDGRPVIDEVGELVITEPMPSMPLYFWNDPDNARYRDSYFDMYPGVWRHGDWIKITPRGTAIIYGRSDSTINRLGVRMGTSEIYRTVESLPEVMDSLVIDLEGMEGSSFMPLFVVLQEGIELDDGLKKKIRDQIRKNLSPRHVPDEIYQIREVPRTLNGKKLEVPIKKILLGTPVHKAVNLDSTANPDAVNFFVQLAEQLKAKQNS
- the serC gene encoding 3-phosphoserine/phosphohydroxythreonine transaminase, with protein sequence MSQGKRALNFNAGPAALPLEVLEQAREEFVDFGGTGMSVMEMSHRSKTYEAIHNETAALVRELLGVPEGYDVLFLQGGASLQFAMVPMNFLPKGKAAGYVLTGSWSEKALKEAQRLGETFVAASTKDGHYRRIPGAEEISFGRDSAYLHVTSNNTIYGTEWASFPDTDPVPLVADMSSDILSRKIDVRQFALIYAGAQKNLGPSGVTLVIVRKDMVERAPEDLPTMLQYRTHAKNNSLYNTPPTFGIYMMGLVLKWVKGQGGVEAVERRNREKAGLIYKVIDDNPDFYLGHAEPTSRSLMNVTFRLPTPELEKEFLDGAKAEGFVGLNGHRSVGGCRASLYNAVPVEHCAALRDYMVEFRKKHA
- the aceB gene encoding malate synthase A — translated: MAEWPQGVEVIGEVTPEYGEILTPEALAFVADLHRRFDERRRALLADRAERQKRLDAGWRPDFPAETAEIRAGDWTVGSIPADLQDRRVEITGPAGDRKMVINALNSGAKVFMADFEDANSPTWANTVGGQVNLRDAVNRTITYTSPEGKHYALKDQVAVLMVRPRGWHLEEKHVRVDGRPVSGALFDFALYLFHNAKNLIARGTGPYYYLPKMESRHEARLWNDVFTFAEDRMHFPVGTIKATVLLETIMATFEMDEMLYELRDHIVGMNCGRWDYIFSYIKRFRNQPDVIFPDRNLVTMTVPFMRAYTLYTIKTCHRRGAFAIGGMAAQIPVKNDPAANEEAFAKVRADKEREAQDGHDGTWVAHPGLVPVAMEVFDRLMPGPNQLSRKREDVHVTADDLLAIPEGPITEQGLRNNVSVGVQYIEAWLRGNGAVPIFHLMEDAATAEIARAQVWQWIHHPKGILSDGRKVDAALFRQILTEELQKIKENLGEERFARGKFDQAAALFTDMSLRDDFEEFLTLPGYAYLD
- the aceB gene encoding malate synthase A; its protein translation is MPETVAYPAGVQVTAPVDESFREILTPAALEFVADLHRQFNGRRQALLAERQKRQAAIDGGQMPDFPAETADIRQADWTVAPIPADLLDRRVEITGPAGDRKMVINALNSGAKTFMADFEDANSPTWENTVGGQINLRDAVRRTIRYVSPEGKRYELKDRTAVLIVRPRGWHLPEKHVLVDGEPISGALFDFGLYFFHNVRELLERGTGPYFYLPKMESRFEARLWNDVFNVAQDRLGIPRGTIKATVLIETILAAFEMDEILYELRDHAAGLNCGRWDYIFSFIKRFRNRPEVILPDRGLVTMTAPFMRAYTQLTIKTCHRRGAMAIGGMAAQIPVKNDPAANEEAFAKVRADKEREATDGHDGTWVAHPGLVPVAMEVFDRLMPTPNQLDRKREDVHVSAADLIQVPEGPITEQGLRTNISVGIQYIEAWLRGSGAVPIFNLMEDAATAEISRAQVWQWIRHPRGVLEDGRKVTVELFRQVLDEELNKIKAELGEDRFAGGRYSEAAELFSRLTTSDSFAEFLTLPGYDLID